The Amblyomma americanum isolate KBUSLIRL-KWMA chromosome 5, ASM5285725v1, whole genome shotgun sequence genome window below encodes:
- the LOC144134446 gene encoding xaa-Arg dipeptidase-like, with product MECAAQADDGHLTVTYTGRASHAADSPCEGVNAADAAVSAYVSLAILRQRIKPTSRVLALIEECGYYPNIITEARRLVCLVLTADQWEPDALKARAERCLFAAAPPSTAVAAARSSGKTTHSPGPTGSTASFAIASAGANHSKTFATAVVSREAQSPTRRAAKTQAVTALELHTDVKLLTRVKQVFHDWKSSQQEDRKESKQPCGS from the exons atggagtgcgcagcCCAGGCAGACGACGGACAC CTGACGGTGACCTACACGGGCAGGGCGTCTCACGCGGCGGACAGTCCATGTGAAGGCGTGAATGCAGCTGATGCGGCCGTGTCGGCCTACGTAAGCCTGGCCATCCTGCGGCAGCGCATCAAGCCCACATCCAGAGTGCTAG CGCTGATCGAAGAGTGCGGCTACTACCCGAACATCATCACCGAGGCGAGGCGCCTGGTGTGCCTCGTGCTCACGGCCGACCAGTGGGAGCCGGACGCCCTGAAGGCGCGGGCCGAGCGCTGCCTGTTCGCGGCCGCGCCGCCCTCCACAGCAGTCGCCGCTGCCAGGAGTTCAGGCAAAACGACGCACTCGCCAGGGCCAACAGGGAGCACG GCCTCGTTCGCCATCGCCAGCGCGGGCGCCAACCATTCGAAGACTTTTGCCACGGCTGTTGTGTCCCGCGAGGCTCAGTCGCCCACGCGCAGGGCGGCCAAGACCCAGGCGGTCACCGCCTTGGAACTGCACACGGATGTCAAGCTGCTCACCCGCGTCAAGCAGGTGTTCCACGACTGGAAGAGCAGTCAACAGGAGGACAGGAAGGAGAGCAAACAACCCTGTGGCAGTTAA